A window of bacterium genomic DNA:
GGCCAACAAAGGCACAGGTACGTGCCATTTTGAAAGCGGTGGAAGTAGGAAACATCGCAAAAGTCAGAGCTTTAATCCAATCAACCCCTTCACTCGTTTACGCAAAAGATGACTATGGGACTACCCCGCTTCATATCGCTGCCATTAATGGTAAGACGGATATCGCCGTGTTTTTAATTGATAATGGGGCTAATATCAACGCTCGACAAACGGATGGCTCGCCTCCATGGGGTATTGAAGAAGGTGACTGCTGCTGTTCAACAGAAGATTATGTTCAAGATACATATAATGGCTGCACACCTCTTCATTGGGCTGCTTTTCACAATTCGAAAAAGGTTGCGGAATTGCTGCTGTCCAAAGGGGCGCTCGTTAACCCAGGAGACAAACACGGCTCAACTCCTTTAACCTACGCGGCTCATAACGGTTGGGCTACTATTGCTGGAATGCTGATTGCCAAAGGGGCCAATGTCAATGTAGTAGGTTGGCATAAAAACCGCCCTCTCCATGAAGCAGTATCCGAAAAACACCCTCAAACAACAGAATTACTACTGACAAACGGTGCTTTAGTCAATGTTAAAGGAGAATTCGGAACAACTCCTCTTGACTCGGCAATATATAATAAGGATATAGCAATAGTCAAGCTGTTAGTTGCTCACGGCGCTGATGTGAATTTGCGGGATAATGAAGGGTCAAGGCGATTGTCTAGGCGATTGAATGAATACATAAGCACACCCTTTACGTTTGCTGTCGAAAACGAACAAGTTGAAATGATTAATTACCTTTTGGAGTATGGAGGGGATCCTAACGCGATATGTGACACTGTTGGGGATACGGTTCTGCATTTAGCCTCGTTTCGAGGCCAGGCATCGACGATCAAACTCCTACTCGAAAAGGGTGCTAAAGTCGAAGAGCGCAATTCTTTTGGAAACACACCCATCATGTCAGCGGCCGTAAAAGGGCACATAGAGATAGTCAAGTTATTGGTCTTGCATGGGGC
This region includes:
- a CDS encoding ankyrin repeat domain-containing protein is translated as MKNRLYLVVFCVLIAVNISCAATRPTKAQVRAILKAVEVGNIAKVRALIQSTPSLVYAKDDYGTTPLHIAAINGKTDIAVFLIDNGANINARQTDGSPPWGIEEGDCCCSTEDYVQDTYNGCTPLHWAAFHNSKKVAELLLSKGALVNPGDKHGSTPLTYAAHNGWATIAGMLIAKGANVNVVGWHKNRPLHEAVSEKHPQTTELLLTNGALVNVKGEFGTTPLDSAIYNKDIAIVKLLVAHGADVNLRDNEGSRRLSRRLNEYISTPFTFAVENEQVEMINYLLEYGGDPNAICDTVGDTVLHLASFRGQASTIKLLLEKGAKVEERNSFGNTPIMSAAVKGHIEIVKLLVLHGANVNAKNKKGTSALSFALSGNRYDTADYLRSVGAEE